TTGGAAGGTATCGAAGATTGAGTAAAGACTATGAATATTATCCCTCAACTTCTGAAGCTTTTATCTATTTGGCAATGTCTAAATTAATGCTAAAACGTTTGACAAACCAAGTTTTTTAACAGGCTCTGAGAAATACTATACACTAAATCTTATTTAGAAGGCATCCCTTAGTAAGAACAAGTTTTTTCTAACCGAATCGCTTAGTAAAGTTTAAAGAAGCCATTGAGTCTTAGAGGATTTCTTAAAACTGCTAATGGCCTAGATTTGAGATTATTATGGGTTTTAATACCCCTCTTAAACACCGTTTGCTTTATAAACTAGCTCCTTTAACCAACTCTCAAGAGTAGTGGGGCCGAGCCGCGGATTTCCTCCTAGTACAAGGGTATCTTCCGTGACAACCCCACCAAAATAACACGCCTCGTCATCAGCTATCATATCACTGCACGTGTATCTTGCGTGGCTTGTAAATATCGCCAGATCAAATCGGAAAAGCGCGCGCGTTCAGGGCCTGCTATTTCAATGGCATGATTCAGGGGCGGTTTTACTGCAATGTCAGCCAATTGAAGCGATATCATCTGCCGCAATCGGTTGAAATAAAACAGGCGGCAGCCGAACGGTATTTCCTGTAGTGGCCGATTGAGCAATGCTATTTAAAAATTCATAAAACTGGGTGGACTGCACGATTGTATAGGGAATTGCAGATGCTTTGATAAGTTGTTCTTGGATATATTTAGCATGAAAATAGCCGCTATTTGCCAGTCGATCGGTTCCAACAATAGAGAGAGCAACATGATGCTTTACACCGGCTTCTTTTTCTGCGGCAGACAAATTTTGGTTGGATTTTTCGAAGAATTCAACAGCGGCTTTTTCATCAAAAGAAGAAGAATTTGCGACATCGACAACCACTTGAGAGCCTTTGAGCACCTCTTTTAGACCTTTACCGGTCGTCACATCCACTCCGGAAGAATGAGACGCAGCGATCGCTTCATGGCCTGCAGACTGTAAAAGCTTGACTAACTTGGCACCGATAAGTCCGCTGCCGCCAATAACGGTGATTTTCATGAGGCCTCCTAATAGCTAAAAGTCGCTATAGGAACAGAAATAGCAGACTTTATGTTTCCTATGGAAGGTTAATAAATGCTTTTAAGCATGCCTAGGAAATTCACAAAAATTCTTATAGAACCAAACAAGCGGAATTATCCATTTTAATAAATCAATTTATCAAGTTAGATAAAAATAAACCAACTATTTAAACTAAGATAAATAACAATTAAAATAGATACAGTTTTCCTGTTTTTATAAAATATAAGAAAATGCTTTTATATAAAGGATTCAATAAAAATTAAGCAAAAGCGAATTGATATTTCTCGCAAAATGGCATTTTCAGAAAAATAGGGATGAAACTAAGGGAATGAATGCAGAGAGGGCGATTTCTTGCAGAGGCTTAAAATAAAAAATGCCCTTGTTTCAAGAAGATACAATTTCTTTATTGTTATAAGCATCTTGTATTTAATGGACTAATACTATTCTCGAATGAGAATGACTTTAGGTTATTGACTTTTTCGCCTTTACATTAGTATCATATGACACTATAATAATATACGAAGAGATATCACATGCAGGATAAGCGCCCTTCGGATCGCGAACTAATCAAACGACTAAGTGAAGCAAAGGAATTTTTAAAAAATAGGCATGGATTATTTGCTAATCCATCAAAAGCTATGGGCGAGTTAAATGATCTATATATCGGTGATGCAAATGATGTTTGGCTGTTGATTAGGGAACTGCTGGATGAAATTTCACCTAAGGACTACAAGGGGTCAAGACCCCCGCAAAAGTCCTATGAGAAAGCAATAGAGGGGCTTGAATTACTAGCCTTTAGCTGGTGGAGCCTTAAATGTGCTAAGCAAATGTATATCAAATTTGTTTTGAAGGATGAGCGATATTATTACGTCTCACTACACCCAAGTCGCTCTGCAGAACAACACGGAGAAGATTAAAATGAAGTGCCTAAATTGCGACTCAGAAAAATTTGAATCCAAAAACATCCGTTTTAGTCCTGAGGTCAAGGGAGAGGAAGTAGAGGTAATTGTGCCTTCCTTTGTTTGTACAAAATGTCAGACGCCTTTAATGGATGGAGAACAAATGAATAGGCTTAGAAGGAGTGCTGCGGATAAATACCGCAAGCAACATAAGCTTTTGACATCCGAAGAGATTATTAAATATCGAGCTTCGCTTGGAATGTCTCAAGCAGCTTTTGCAAACTACTTAAAGGTTGGAGAGGCAAGCATCAAGCGTTGGGAAACTTACTATGTTCAGGATGTTGTTCAAGACGATCATATCCGTTTGAAATGTGATGAGGCTTACGCAGAACTTAATGCTCTTGAGGTTCACTGGAAAAGTCATGCACCCGATATTTACAGTGGTAATAGATCTTTTTGTTTAGAGTTGTTTAAGCAAGCTGTAAAATATTTATGCGAATTTACGAAAAGCCCTTTATTTTTGAATAAGGCACTTTTTTATGCCGATTTTAAACATTTTCAGCTTTATGGGACCGGAATAACAGGCACCCGCTATATACATTTGGAGTATGGTCCATGTCCTGATCAATATCAAAACTTGATACAATTGCTTCTTTCCAATGGAATTTTGGAGGCTTGCAAAAACCACACGTTGAAATCCGTTGGCAAGCCGGATTTATGCGTATTTTCTGATACCGAAAAAGAAGTATTGGAAAAGGTTGCTAATTTAGCCTCTAAAGATGGAGGAAAAAGGCTATTAAATATTTCTCATGAGGAAGAAGCCTTCAAAAAAACAAAAGCATTTGAGATTATTAGTTACAAGTATTCTAATCAGCTTAAAATTTAATTTTAGGGAAGATTATATTAATTTAATAAAACGCTGTAAATCTTTTAAAAATATTTTTAAAAACACTCTTGTAAGTACATAAAAAGAATTCAAGATATTGAAATTTCTTAAGTATTTCTATTTGCTAGGCGCTTGTATTTCTCGTTCAAAAATAAAGAGGGATTCAAGCATTTTTCACATCTTTTGCCATCGCTCAGGATTACATAATTTTTCCGAGCCTTCTAATCAATTTTCATGAGACTTTCAATCGCAAATATTTATTTATTAGCCATTTATTAATGATAAAAAAAATTAATAAAGGAATCCATCAGTCTTCGGATTTAAAAATTAAAAGAAGACTTATCATATAGAATGAAACTAAGGGAATGAATGCAAAGAGGGCGATTTCT
Above is a genomic segment from Candidatus Protochlamydia phocaeensis containing:
- a CDS encoding type II TA system antitoxin MqsA family protein; the encoded protein is MKCLNCDSEKFESKNIRFSPEVKGEEVEVIVPSFVCTKCQTPLMDGEQMNRLRRSAADKYRKQHKLLTSEEIIKYRASLGMSQAAFANYLKVGEASIKRWETYYVQDVVQDDHIRLKCDEAYAELNALEVHWKSHAPDIYSGNRSFCLELFKQAVKYLCEFTKSPLFLNKALFYADFKHFQLYGTGITGTRYIHLEYGPCPDQYQNLIQLLLSNGILEACKNHTLKSVGKPDLCVFSDTEKEVLEKVANLASKDGGKRLLNISHEEEAFKKTKAFEIISYKYSNQLKI